In Sebastes fasciatus isolate fSebFas1 chromosome 15, fSebFas1.pri, whole genome shotgun sequence, a genomic segment contains:
- the marcksb gene encoding myristoylated alanine-rich protein kinase C substrate b: protein MGSQITKTAGKEEAVVEKAAEGAAVAAAKTNGQENGHAKTNGDTSPAAEEANKADVQANGSTPTEEAPKEGEGEKVEVAEANGEKEPAATNGEASAKPEEGTPSTSEDGKQKKKRFSFKKPSFKLSGFSFKKTKKESEEAAVEEGAAEPAEGEKAASEEAAAEEAKPAEAAEEGAKAAEAEEPKVAEEVKAEEPAAEGGEEKPAEASPTEPETAASPEAKAAAE, encoded by the exons ATGGGATCACAAATCACCAAAACCGCTGGAAAAGAGGAAGCTGTGGTGGAAAAGGCAGCAGAAGGTGCAGCTGTTGCAGCAGCGAAGACAAACGGACAG GAGAATGGCCACGCCAAGACCAACGGGGATACCTCTCCCGCTGCAGAGGAGGCCAACAAAGCTGATGTTCAGGCCAACGGCAGCACTCCTACTGAGGAGGCGCCAAAAGAAGGAGAAGGCGAGAAAGTAGAGGTTGCTGAGGCCAACGGCGAGAAGGAGCCCGCCGCCACAAACGGAGAGGCTTCTGCCAAGCCGGAGGAGGGCACTCCGTCCACCAGCGAGGACGgcaagcagaagaagaagcgtTTCTCCTTCAAGAAACCCTCCTTCAAGCTCAGCGGCTTCTCATTTAAGAAAACCAAGAAAGAGTCCGAGGAGGCAGCGGTGGAGGAAGGAGCAGCAGAACCAGCCGAAGGAGAGAAGGCGGCATCAGAGGAGGCAGCCGCCGAGGAGGCCAAACCGGCTGAGGCTGCTGAGGAGGGAGCAAAGGCGGCTGAAGCTGAGGAGCCAAAGGTTGCGGAGGAGGTGAAAGCAGAAgaaccagcagcagaaggaggcGAGGAGAAACCAGCTGAGGCTTCACCTACTGAACCAGAGACGGCAGCCAGTCCAGAGGCCAAGGCCGCCGCTGAGTAA